The proteins below are encoded in one region of Flammeovirga kamogawensis:
- a CDS encoding efflux RND transporter periplasmic adaptor subunit: MKKIIVLIIFSFLFLSVISCNLKKVKAHAKLLDIPVTQVRIKNIPIEKEFVGQVYGTQDIPIRARVEGYLDGIYFIEGSHVKEGQRLYKIDSEEYLATVAIRKGELAEAKVSLVKAKNDLKRDALASIQYYSEEELARQKHVNAARNAEYLSKERYDKGVTSYLEYLEQQRTAFDAELNYVTVKSDILKSYIQLYKSLGGGWKKYSKDE; this comes from the coding sequence ATGAAAAAAATTATTGTTTTAATCATTTTTAGCTTCTTATTTCTTAGTGTAATAAGCTGTAATCTAAAAAAAGTAAAAGCACATGCTAAGTTATTAGATATACCTGTTACTCAAGTAAGAATTAAGAACATACCCATTGAAAAAGAATTTGTTGGGCAAGTATATGGCACACAAGATATTCCAATTAGAGCAAGAGTAGAAGGTTACCTAGACGGTATCTATTTCATAGAAGGAAGCCACGTAAAAGAAGGACAAAGATTGTATAAAATTGACTCTGAAGAATATTTAGCCACTGTTGCAATACGTAAAGGAGAGCTAGCAGAAGCTAAAGTAAGTTTAGTAAAAGCTAAAAATGATTTGAAAAGAGATGCATTAGCTTCTATCCAATATTATAGTGAAGAAGAATTGGCAAGACAAAAGCATGTTAATGCTGCTAGAAATGCCGAATACCTTTCAAAAGAAAGATATGATAAAGGTGTTACTTCTTATTTAGAATATCTTGAACAACAAAGAACTGCTTTTGATGCAGAATTAAATTATGTGACAGTAAAATCAGATATTCTCAAATCATATATACAATTATACAAATCACTGGGTGGTGGTTGGAAAAAATATAGCAAAGATGAATAG
- a CDS encoding sensor histidine kinase: MKNKKLLKYGTSLGIGTAVMALVFSLLYVLDIIIIPINDVDEVLLVFCGWTIAAAVITHNFHYLKTQKPLFIKLLGLFSFFVFTLVYDENSNMVDNPITIGLLITFWVLVVAVLLPKFFHKYKYYFLPIYGLVLLYFSYIRFQPNYNSANNEDSFELLAFTIPILIILWVYEQWKWVKSLKSEKSQAELQLLKSQINPHFFFNTLNNLYGLTVEKSDKAPEVVLLLSDMMRYTIYQGKEDVVPIQDEIKYLENYIELHRIRYQKNVQIHFINSIISEYKISPLLFIILLENAFKHGVETLVENAFIFIEITEEDGYINFVIENNYDKSLTDQQQRGIGLDNLKQRLDLIYPQKYTYKEEISVDIYKAKLTLQLS, encoded by the coding sequence ATGAAAAATAAAAAACTATTAAAATATGGCACTTCTTTAGGAATTGGAACTGCTGTTATGGCACTCGTATTCTCTCTACTTTATGTACTAGACATTATTATTATACCTATTAATGATGTTGATGAAGTACTTTTAGTTTTCTGTGGTTGGACTATTGCAGCAGCAGTAATTACACATAATTTCCACTATCTAAAAACACAGAAACCTCTATTTATTAAGCTATTGGGCTTATTTTCTTTCTTTGTTTTCACTTTAGTATATGATGAAAACTCCAATATGGTAGACAATCCAATAACCATTGGTTTATTAATTACTTTTTGGGTTTTAGTTGTTGCTGTACTTCTTCCTAAATTCTTCCATAAGTACAAATACTACTTTTTACCAATTTATGGATTAGTGCTACTTTACTTTTCTTATATAAGGTTTCAACCCAATTATAATAGTGCAAATAACGAAGACTCTTTCGAGCTTCTTGCCTTCACTATTCCTATTTTGATAATACTTTGGGTATACGAACAGTGGAAATGGGTAAAATCTTTAAAAAGTGAAAAATCACAGGCAGAACTACAATTATTAAAAAGTCAGATTAACCCTCACTTCTTCTTTAATACTCTAAATAACTTGTATGGACTAACGGTAGAAAAGTCTGATAAAGCTCCAGAAGTTGTTTTACTTTTAAGTGATATGATGCGTTATACGATCTATCAAGGTAAGGAAGATGTTGTGCCTATTCAAGATGAAATTAAGTACTTAGAAAACTATATTGAATTACACAGAATAAGATATCAAAAAAACGTACAAATACATTTTATCAATTCAATAATTTCTGAGTATAAAATCTCTCCTCTCCTCTTCATTATACTTTTAGAAAATGCCTTTAAACATGGTGTAGAGACCTTAGTAGAAAATGCCTTTATCTTTATTGAAATTACAGAAGAAGATGGATATATTAATTTTGTTATTGAAAATAATTATGATAAATCACTAACAGATCAACAACAACGTGGAATTGGATTAGATAACCTAAAACAACGTCTAGACCTTATCTATCCACAGAAATATACCTATAAAGAAGAAATTAGTGTTGATATTTACAAAGCAAAATTAACGTTACAACTATCATGA
- a CDS encoding LytR/AlgR family response regulator transcription factor encodes MKYIIIDDEPIAHRIIESYCDKTPYMEKVGNAYDAFDALELLQNTTTDLIFLDINMPKMNGFEMLRTLTQKPNVIVTSAYQEYAVEGFELNVVDYLLKPFSFPRFLSAVNKIDLEKKTAKEDDKIDRFFIKVDKKLVGVNIKDVLYIEACGNYIKLHQKDKVLVSHQKLSFFEEMLTEKHPFIRVHKSFLVNTDHIELMEGNYLKLLEHQVPVGQKYKKEVIEKLHI; translated from the coding sequence ATGAAATATATAATTATAGACGATGAACCTATTGCACATAGAATTATTGAAAGTTATTGTGATAAAACTCCTTATATGGAAAAAGTAGGCAATGCTTATGATGCGTTTGATGCACTAGAACTGTTACAAAACACTACTACAGATCTAATTTTTTTAGATATTAATATGCCTAAAATGAATGGGTTTGAAATGTTGAGAACACTTACTCAAAAACCAAATGTTATTGTTACTTCTGCCTATCAAGAATATGCTGTTGAAGGCTTTGAACTAAATGTAGTAGATTACCTTCTGAAACCGTTCAGTTTTCCTAGGTTTTTATCTGCAGTCAATAAAATTGATTTAGAAAAGAAGACTGCTAAAGAGGATGATAAAATAGATAGGTTCTTTATTAAAGTTGATAAGAAACTTGTTGGTGTAAATATAAAAGATGTTTTATACATAGAGGCTTGTGGTAATTATATCAAGTTACATCAAAAAGATAAAGTATTAGTTTCTCACCAAAAGCTTTCTTTTTTTGAAGAAATGCTCACAGAAAAACACCCCTTCATACGGGTACATAAATCATTTTTAGTCAATACAGATCATATAGAATTAATGGAAGGTAATTACCTAAAATTACTTGAACATCAAGTTCCTGTTGGACAAAAATACAAGAAAGAAGTTATTGAGAAACTACATATATAG
- a CDS encoding efflux RND transporter periplasmic adaptor subunit, with product MNQLNHLSIMDKVISQKELKKNRLKKYSKGTVIFLLIVCSFLFINKYLTKSVDKDDITISVVEKGDVALTIMGSGQVEPTIQKAITSPFASFIEATSTSIGQEVKSTQSLLSINIAAAKYTLSSLVDEAAIKRVEINKTKLRLSKELFNLKKEVEINSLQLESKKEALKGEEKLLSIGGSTEEKVQLAKTQLAIEELKQDQLQHDLKIREQFIKQEIITLEYALSIQLKNIKEQERKLEKATAKAGIDGVITYINDKVGASVAEGEVLARVANMDHFRIKGKVSEQYVSILSVGMDVIGRTSKGKYNGTISSISPSSKNGMITLYVTLNKNEDLKDLRPEMVMDLQIIKEQHKNTLRVKNRGAFKGKLNEDLFLITGNQARKVNVKTGFRNTHWVEITSVLQEGDSIIISPTNKFENASFVDIK from the coding sequence ATGAATCAACTAAATCATCTTTCAATTATGGATAAAGTAATATCTCAAAAAGAATTAAAAAAAAACCGACTTAAAAAGTACAGTAAAGGAACCGTAATTTTCTTATTAATAGTATGTAGCTTTTTATTTATAAATAAGTACCTCACCAAATCTGTTGATAAAGATGATATAACTATAAGTGTTGTCGAAAAAGGTGATGTGGCATTAACTATTATGGGTTCAGGGCAAGTAGAACCTACAATACAAAAAGCAATTACTTCACCATTTGCCTCTTTTATAGAAGCAACCTCTACAAGCATTGGCCAAGAGGTAAAAAGTACACAATCGTTATTATCAATTAATATAGCTGCTGCAAAGTATACCCTTTCGTCTTTAGTAGATGAAGCTGCAATTAAACGTGTTGAAATCAATAAAACCAAACTACGCCTCTCTAAAGAATTATTCAATTTAAAAAAGGAAGTAGAAATAAATTCTCTTCAATTAGAAAGTAAAAAAGAAGCCTTAAAAGGTGAAGAAAAGTTACTTTCTATTGGAGGTTCTACTGAAGAAAAAGTGCAATTAGCAAAAACACAGCTCGCTATAGAAGAACTTAAACAAGACCAATTACAACACGATTTAAAAATCAGAGAGCAATTTATAAAACAAGAAATAATTACATTAGAATATGCACTTTCTATTCAGCTGAAAAATATAAAAGAACAGGAACGAAAATTAGAAAAGGCTACCGCAAAAGCAGGTATTGATGGTGTTATCACTTATATAAATGATAAAGTTGGGGCTTCTGTTGCCGAAGGTGAAGTGTTAGCCAGGGTAGCCAATATGGATCATTTTAGAATAAAAGGAAAAGTTTCTGAACAGTATGTATCTATCCTTTCTGTGGGAATGGATGTTATTGGAAGAACATCTAAAGGTAAATACAATGGTACAATTAGTAGCATTTCTCCATCGTCTAAGAATGGAATGATAACGTTATATGTTACCCTAAACAAAAATGAAGATTTGAAAGATTTAAGGCCAGAAATGGTGATGGATCTGCAAATAATTAAGGAGCAACATAAAAACACACTTAGAGTTAAAAACAGAGGTGCTTTTAAAGGAAAATTAAATGAAGATCTATTCTTAATTACAGGGAATCAAGCTAGAAAAGTAAATGTGAAAACTGGATTTAGAAATACCCATTGGGTAGAGATTACATCAGTTTTGCAAGAAGGGGACTCCATAATAATCTCTCCTACAAATAAATTTGAAAACGCTTCATTTGTTGACATTAAATAG
- a CDS encoding TolC family protein: MKNLQLLFLLFIVNNAFAQKVLTLQQTIDLAQLNSNYVQIANQKLEIQRADFKAFSTELKPQLELKGSPASYSKNYNPITQPDGGIIYQPVEQNNVSMQLNLTQQVAATGGAFFVGSQLNRYDDFQNSFHQYQAQPLYIGYSQPIFKYNELKWSKKLAPLQLQEAEKQFIEDMEFIAVQATQYYFEVLSAQWNANIAQQNVTDNKKIERITKEKLLLGKASESEVLQIELNVISAEQTFASAVLNYRSAMRTLINYLQIDASVEDNITLIVPSEFQLESVDTQIAWNKAQGNRKDFITFHKKLVDGQRLIEQAKRENRFQANIDVAFGVSNQSEQIGNAYQNTIQSQRVNVTLAVPILDWGRAKAKIHSANQNYKLTQNQIAQDKLDFHREVINASEQLETMAKQVKFIKRADEVAQKKYSIALQRYELGDLSIRELVWSTDEKDQAKNAYLNTLKSYWISYFQLRTITLYDFENETNIKYTIN, translated from the coding sequence ATGAAAAATTTACAACTATTATTTTTACTATTTATTGTAAACAATGCTTTTGCTCAAAAGGTACTAACATTACAACAAACTATAGATTTAGCTCAATTAAATTCTAATTATGTACAGATAGCAAATCAAAAATTAGAAATACAAAGAGCAGATTTTAAAGCATTTTCAACCGAACTTAAACCACAATTAGAATTGAAAGGTAGCCCTGCCTCTTACAGCAAAAATTACAATCCGATCACTCAGCCAGATGGTGGGATAATTTACCAACCTGTAGAGCAAAATAATGTGAGCATGCAATTAAATTTAACCCAACAAGTGGCCGCTACCGGAGGGGCGTTTTTTGTAGGCAGCCAACTAAACAGGTACGACGATTTCCAAAATTCATTTCACCAATACCAAGCACAACCTTTGTACATTGGTTATTCACAACCCATTTTTAAATACAATGAGCTAAAATGGTCTAAAAAACTCGCTCCTCTTCAACTTCAAGAAGCAGAAAAACAGTTTATAGAAGACATGGAGTTTATTGCAGTTCAAGCTACACAGTATTATTTTGAGGTACTTTCTGCACAATGGAATGCAAATATTGCACAACAAAATGTAACGGACAACAAGAAAATTGAGCGTATTACAAAAGAAAAATTATTACTTGGTAAGGCCAGTGAAAGTGAAGTATTACAAATAGAATTGAATGTAATTTCTGCCGAACAAACATTTGCAAGTGCTGTATTAAATTATAGATCCGCAATGCGAACTTTAATCAATTACTTACAAATTGATGCTAGTGTAGAAGATAATATTACTTTGATTGTTCCGTCAGAATTTCAGTTAGAAAGTGTGGACACTCAAATAGCTTGGAACAAAGCTCAAGGTAACAGAAAAGACTTTATCACTTTCCATAAAAAATTAGTTGATGGACAACGATTGATTGAACAAGCAAAAAGGGAAAACCGTTTTCAAGCAAATATTGATGTTGCTTTTGGGGTGAGTAACCAATCCGAACAAATTGGCAATGCATATCAAAATACAATCCAATCACAACGTGTAAATGTAACCTTAGCTGTTCCAATTTTAGATTGGGGACGTGCAAAAGCTAAAATCCATTCTGCCAATCAAAATTATAAATTAACGCAAAATCAAATAGCTCAAGATAAACTAGATTTTCATAGAGAGGTTATTAATGCTAGCGAACAATTAGAGACAATGGCCAAACAAGTAAAATTTATCAAAAGAGCAGATGAAGTGGCACAGAAAAAATACTCAATTGCATTGCAACGATATGAGTTAGGAGATCTTAGTATTCGAGAATTAGTTTGGTCTACAGATGAAAAAGATCAAGCTAAAAATGCATATCTCAATACACTAAAATCGTATTGGATAAGTTATTTTCAGTTGAGAACAATTACACTTTATGATTTTGAAAATGAAACAAATATTAAGTACACCATTAATTAG